One Gemmatimonadaceae bacterium genomic region harbors:
- a CDS encoding class I SAM-dependent RNA methyltransferase codes for MTHRRFDARAGKGGRTPTRRGAPPPGAPPVRATARVESIAAGGAGVARVDGLAVFVPRTAPGDVADFTYVRKDRLGHGRLRTIVEPGPHRIAARCRHYEGDRCGGCQLQHLDIEAQREAKRRIVADAFARIARRPVDVPPLVPSPEAWGYRNKLTLTLRNDAGHWRAGLHQWDDVDRVFTLEECPITHPKVVAGWREVMAAEGDLPRIGELRGAVRLAGDSLAFVLEGVKSWAHARDFAGRLPSFSVVRWTDQDARVHDVLDVDPDRPAASFEQVNSPVAERLHADVVSWVQEQRPATVVDAYAGVGDTAAVLAQAGLRVTAIELDREASAHSARRLEPPSRAICARVEDVIAHHLPADVVILNPPRTGVDARVCASLEASLAASRETSRETPREGATREGATRDAAAHDLAGGGGARIVYVSCNPATLARDVARLPSYRVARVQPYDMFPQTAHVETVCLLVPEV; via the coding sequence GTGACGCACCGTCGTTTCGACGCGCGCGCGGGAAAGGGGGGGCGGACCCCCACGCGACGCGGGGCGCCGCCCCCCGGCGCGCCGCCCGTGCGCGCGACCGCGCGCGTGGAGTCCATTGCTGCTGGCGGGGCGGGGGTGGCGCGCGTCGATGGGCTCGCCGTCTTCGTGCCGCGCACTGCACCTGGCGATGTCGCCGACTTCACCTACGTCCGGAAAGACCGCCTGGGGCATGGGCGCCTGCGGACCATCGTCGAGCCCGGGCCGCACCGCATCGCGGCACGCTGTCGCCACTACGAAGGCGATCGCTGCGGGGGGTGTCAGCTGCAACACCTGGACATCGAGGCGCAGCGCGAGGCCAAGCGCCGCATCGTCGCCGACGCCTTCGCGCGCATCGCGCGACGGCCGGTCGATGTCCCGCCGCTCGTCCCGTCGCCGGAGGCGTGGGGCTATCGGAACAAGCTCACGCTGACGCTGCGAAACGACGCCGGCCACTGGCGCGCCGGGCTCCACCAGTGGGACGACGTGGACCGCGTCTTCACGCTGGAGGAGTGCCCCATCACACACCCGAAGGTGGTGGCGGGGTGGCGCGAGGTGATGGCGGCCGAAGGGGATCTCCCCCGCATCGGGGAACTGCGCGGCGCCGTGCGCCTGGCGGGCGATTCGCTCGCCTTCGTCCTCGAAGGGGTGAAGTCGTGGGCCCATGCGCGTGACTTCGCGGGGCGCCTCCCCTCGTTCAGCGTCGTGCGGTGGACGGACCAGGACGCTCGAGTGCATGATGTGCTCGACGTCGACCCCGATCGTCCGGCGGCCTCGTTCGAGCAGGTCAATTCACCTGTTGCCGAGCGTTTGCACGCCGATGTGGTGTCGTGGGTGCAGGAGCAACGGCCGGCGACGGTGGTCGACGCCTACGCCGGCGTGGGGGATACCGCCGCCGTGCTCGCCCAGGCTGGACTCCGCGTGACGGCGATCGAGCTGGACCGCGAGGCATCGGCGCACTCCGCGCGCCGGCTCGAGCCCCCCTCGCGCGCCATCTGCGCCCGGGTCGAGGACGTGATCGCGCATCACCTCCCCGCCGACGTGGTGATTCTCAATCCACCTCGCACCGGCGTCGACGCGCGCGTCTGTGCGTCGCTCGAGGCGTCGCTGGCGGCATCGCGCGAGACATCGCGCGAGACACCGCGCGAGGGAGCGACGCGCGAGGGAGCGACGCGCGACGCGGCCGCGCACGATCTCGCAGGGGGTGGCGGGGCCCGCATCGTCTACGTCAGCTGCAATCCGGCGACGCTCGCCCGCGACGTGGCGCGACTCCCCTCGTACCGGGTGGCGCGAGTCCAGCCCTACGACATGTTTCCGCAGACGGCGCACGTGGAGACCGTGTGCCTTCTCGTTCCGGAGGTGTGA
- a CDS encoding UMP kinase, with the protein MTDAPAPYRRILLKLSGEALAGDKGAGFDFNRVNQFADEIKGVADSGVGIGLVIGGGNMVRGTQLAALGMDRVAADYMGMLGTVINALALQDVFEKKGLDTRVMTAIRMEELAEPYIRRRALRHFEKGRVVIFAAGTGNPYFSTDTAAALRAIQMKAEVIIKATSVDGVYSADPKKDPSAKRYEQISYRDVMLEELGVMDQTAVTLCKENKLPLIVLNIHEQGAVARAVRGERVGTIVR; encoded by the coding sequence GTGACTGACGCCCCCGCGCCGTACCGCCGCATCCTCCTCAAGCTCTCCGGCGAGGCTCTCGCCGGAGACAAGGGGGCGGGTTTCGACTTCAATCGCGTCAATCAGTTCGCCGACGAGATCAAGGGCGTGGCCGACTCCGGCGTCGGCATCGGGTTGGTCATTGGTGGCGGCAACATGGTCCGCGGGACGCAGCTCGCTGCGCTCGGCATGGACCGTGTTGCCGCTGACTACATGGGGATGCTCGGCACCGTCATCAACGCCCTCGCCCTGCAGGATGTGTTCGAGAAGAAGGGGCTCGATACGCGCGTCATGACGGCCATTCGCATGGAGGAACTCGCCGAGCCGTACATCCGTCGCCGCGCGCTGCGCCACTTCGAGAAGGGGCGCGTCGTGATCTTTGCCGCGGGGACGGGGAACCCGTACTTTAGCACCGACACCGCTGCAGCCTTGCGGGCGATCCAGATGAAGGCCGAAGTCATCATCAAGGCGACCAGCGTGGATGGCGTCTACTCGGCCGATCCCAAGAAGGATCCCAGCGCCAAGCGATACGAGCAGATCTCCTACCGCGACGTGATGCTCGAGGAGCTGGGAGTGATGGACCAGACGGCAGTGACGCTCTGCAAGGAGAACAAGCTGCCGCTCATCGTCCTCAACATTCACGAGCAAGGCGCCGTCGCGCGCGCGGTGCGCGGCGAGCGCGTGGGGACCATCGTCCGATGA
- a CDS encoding phosphatidate cytidylyltransferase yields MGELARRVVVALIAAPLAIAMVWLGELPLAAFLGLAGGLGAWELYRMARRGGVEPMDALGIPLAAALPLLAHADRLQLLRSPAAVGGTVFVALLGASIWARGVGGRPLESVAVTVFGALYTGGMLAFGYALRHHRFVIEPAAGTALVLFPVILTWASDIGAYFVGRSLGKAKLIPSVSPGKTRAGAVGALVITMIVAYAYNLHVLRPLSQLALAPWTALAFGVVISAAAQVGDLAESLLKREAGVKDSSQLLPGHGGILDRLDSLYFVLPVAYLILGRLLIAAPA; encoded by the coding sequence ATGGGTGAACTCGCGCGCCGCGTCGTGGTGGCGCTCATCGCTGCTCCCCTGGCCATCGCGATGGTGTGGCTGGGGGAGCTGCCACTTGCGGCATTCCTCGGCTTGGCCGGCGGGTTGGGCGCGTGGGAGCTGTACCGCATGGCGCGCCGTGGCGGTGTGGAGCCCATGGATGCGTTAGGCATTCCGCTCGCCGCCGCCCTCCCGCTCCTCGCGCATGCCGACCGGTTGCAGCTGCTGCGCTCCCCCGCGGCTGTGGGGGGCACCGTGTTCGTGGCGCTGCTCGGCGCGTCCATCTGGGCCCGCGGTGTGGGGGGACGCCCGCTGGAGTCGGTCGCGGTCACCGTCTTCGGTGCACTGTACACCGGCGGGATGCTCGCCTTCGGCTACGCCCTGCGACACCACCGGTTCGTCATCGAGCCGGCGGCCGGCACGGCGCTGGTCCTCTTCCCGGTGATCCTCACGTGGGCCTCGGACATTGGCGCGTACTTCGTGGGGCGCTCGCTAGGCAAGGCCAAGCTCATCCCCTCCGTGAGTCCGGGAAAGACGCGCGCCGGCGCCGTCGGCGCCCTCGTCATCACGATGATCGTCGCCTATGCGTACAACCTGCACGTGCTTCGCCCGCTGTCGCAGCTGGCGCTGGCGCCGTGGACGGCGCTCGCCTTTGGCGTGGTGATCTCGGCGGCGGCGCAGGTGGGAGATCTCGCCGAATCGCTCCTCAAGCGCGAGGCGGGGGTGAAGGATTCGTCGCAGCTCCTGCCCGGACACGGCGGGATCCTCGACCGGCTCGATTCGCTCTACTTCGTTCTTCCGGTGGCGTACCTGATCCTGGGGCGCCTCCTGATTGCCGCCCCGGCCTGA
- a CDS encoding 1-deoxy-D-xylulose-5-phosphate reductoisomerase gives MPPRPERVRGLRRAAAISLVVSRQLQRIAVLGSTGSIGRSSLRVIARHPDRFAVAALTANANAEELAAQAAATHAGYVALARDDGGAHPGWKVGPEALVEAATLDAVDTVINAIVGAAGLDATLAALGAGKRVALANKESLVVAGALVAAAAKAGGGLVVPVDSEHSAILQCLAARPGREVSRLIITASGGPFRSWPSARLREATLEDALQHPTWRMGRKITVDSATLANKALEVIEAHFLFGISFDRIEVVVHPQSIVHSMVEFVDGSVVAQLGIPSMELPILYALTHPERITDDGVPRFDPVASSPLTFEAVRHDDFPALALGVAAGRTGGAAPAVFNAANEQAVALFLAGAIGFQDISSAIESALGALHALPGGDREALLAADAAARQHVKDRVAC, from the coding sequence TTGCCGCCCCGGCCTGAGCGCGTCCGGGGCCTTCGCCGCGCCGCCGCCATCTCCCTCGTCGTGAGCCGTCAGTTGCAACGCATCGCCGTCCTCGGCTCCACCGGCTCCATCGGGCGCTCGTCGCTCCGCGTCATCGCGCGTCACCCCGATCGATTTGCCGTCGCGGCGCTCACGGCCAACGCCAACGCCGAGGAGCTCGCGGCACAGGCCGCGGCCACGCACGCGGGCTACGTCGCCCTGGCGCGTGACGATGGCGGCGCGCACCCCGGGTGGAAGGTCGGGCCCGAGGCGCTCGTCGAAGCGGCGACGCTCGACGCCGTCGACACCGTTATCAACGCCATCGTGGGAGCCGCCGGCCTCGATGCCACCCTGGCGGCGCTCGGCGCCGGCAAGCGCGTCGCGCTCGCCAACAAGGAGTCGCTCGTCGTGGCCGGAGCGCTCGTGGCGGCGGCGGCGAAGGCCGGTGGTGGCCTGGTCGTCCCCGTCGATAGCGAACACTCGGCCATCCTGCAGTGCCTCGCCGCGCGCCCCGGCCGCGAGGTCAGTCGCCTGATCATCACCGCGTCGGGCGGGCCATTCCGCAGCTGGCCGTCGGCGCGACTGCGCGAGGCGACGTTGGAAGACGCGCTCCAGCACCCCACGTGGCGCATGGGGCGCAAGATCACCGTGGACAGCGCGACGCTCGCCAACAAGGCGCTCGAGGTGATCGAGGCCCACTTCCTCTTCGGCATCTCCTTTGACCGGATCGAGGTGGTGGTGCACCCGCAGAGCATCGTCCACTCGATGGTGGAGTTCGTGGACGGGAGCGTCGTGGCCCAGTTGGGGATTCCTTCCATGGAGCTGCCGATCCTCTACGCATTGACGCATCCGGAGCGAATCACCGATGATGGGGTACCTCGATTCGACCCGGTCGCGTCGTCGCCGCTGACGTTCGAGGCGGTGCGCCACGACGACTTTCCGGCGCTGGCGCTGGGAGTCGCGGCAGGGCGCACGGGGGGGGCGGCACCCGCGGTCTTCAACGCGGCCAACGAACAGGCGGTCGCGTTGTTCCTGGCGGGCGCCATCGGGTTCCAGGACATTTCCTCGGCCATCGAGTCGGCACTGGGCGCGCTGCACGCGTTGCCCGGCGGGGACAGGGAGGCGCTGCTCGCGGCCGACGCGGCAGCGCGCCAACACGTGAAGGATCGCGTCGCATGCTGA
- the rplM gene encoding 50S ribosomal protein L13 has translation MKTFSATPKDIDRRWYIVDAEGMVLGRLASEVAKILRGKHKPIYTPHMDTGDNVIVINASKVKVTGRKAEQKQYFRHTGYMGHEKYTPFSKMIATHPERVIEKAVHGMLPKSALARQVLRLKLRVYADANHPHVAQKPTALTFNSKSE, from the coding sequence ATGAAGACTTTTTCCGCGACCCCCAAGGACATCGACCGGCGGTGGTACATCGTCGATGCCGAAGGCATGGTGCTTGGGCGTCTGGCCTCTGAAGTCGCGAAGATCCTTCGCGGCAAGCACAAGCCGATCTACACGCCGCACATGGACACCGGTGACAACGTCATTGTCATCAACGCGTCCAAGGTGAAGGTCACGGGGCGCAAGGCGGAACAGAAGCAGTACTTCCGCCACACCGGCTACATGGGGCACGAGAAGTACACGCCGTTCTCCAAGATGATCGCGACCCATCCGGAGCGCGTGATCGAGAAGGCGGTGCACGGGATGCTCCCGAAGTCGGCGCTGGCGCGCCAGGTCCTGCGCCTCAAGCTCCGCGTGTACGCTGATGCGAACCACCCGCACGTCGCCCAGAAGCCGACGGCGTTGACCTTCAACAGCAAGAGTGAGTAG
- a CDS encoding elongation factor Ts, whose amino-acid sequence MSMPITAKDIAELRSRTGAGMMDCKKALEEAQGDMDKAIAILRTKGIAKAEKRAGRAASEGRIVAVAAPDGKSIALVEVNSETDFVSRNDEFGALAQQLAVQVHQDESLDEAVHVAGEGKLFAQPFHADTSKTVEEAVKAASAKTGENVVLRRYARYKTDGALGVYVHFNHKVAALVEITGGAGAAVEALAREVAEHVAAGVPRVAVAASREEVPAAFVASERAIFEAQAKESGKPDAIVQKMVDGRVAKLFGEIVLVEQPWVRDDSKTIQQRVDEVAKSVGAPLTVRRFVRFQMGEE is encoded by the coding sequence ATGAGCATGCCGATCACGGCGAAGGACATCGCCGAACTCCGCAGCCGCACCGGCGCGGGGATGATGGACTGCAAGAAGGCGCTCGAAGAGGCCCAGGGTGACATGGACAAGGCCATCGCCATCCTCCGAACCAAGGGGATCGCGAAGGCCGAGAAGCGCGCCGGTCGCGCCGCCTCCGAAGGGCGCATCGTTGCCGTCGCGGCGCCCGATGGCAAGAGCATCGCGCTCGTCGAGGTCAACTCCGAGACCGACTTCGTCTCGCGCAACGACGAGTTTGGGGCACTGGCCCAGCAGCTCGCCGTGCAGGTCCACCAGGACGAGTCGCTCGACGAGGCCGTGCACGTGGCCGGGGAAGGGAAGCTCTTCGCCCAGCCCTTCCACGCCGACACCAGCAAGACGGTCGAGGAAGCGGTCAAGGCGGCGTCGGCCAAGACGGGGGAGAACGTCGTGCTCCGTCGCTACGCGCGCTACAAGACCGACGGCGCGTTAGGCGTGTACGTGCACTTCAACCACAAGGTGGCCGCGCTCGTGGAGATCACCGGCGGCGCTGGCGCCGCGGTCGAGGCGCTCGCCCGTGAGGTGGCCGAGCACGTCGCCGCCGGCGTGCCGCGCGTCGCCGTGGCCGCGTCGCGCGAGGAAGTCCCCGCCGCGTTCGTGGCCAGCGAGCGCGCCATCTTCGAGGCCCAGGCCAAGGAGAGCGGCAAGCCCGACGCCATCGTGCAGAAAATGGTGGACGGGCGCGTGGCCAAGCTCTTCGGCGAGATCGTCCTCGTCGAGCAGCCGTGGGTCCGCGACGACTCCAAGACCATCCAGCAGCGCGTGGACGAGGTTGCCAAAAGCGTCGGCGCCCCGCTCACGGTGCGTCGCTTCGTGCGTTTCCAGATGGGTGAGGAGTAA
- the rpsB gene encoding 30S ribosomal protein S2: MSSPTLEQLLEAGVHFGHQTRRWNPKMRRFIFAERNGIHIIDLQKTLRQIELAQKLVRDVILRGDNVLFVCTKRQLAAIVKGEADRCNAMHVTERWLGGLLTNFQTVKKQTRRLKELEAGSEAGGEFENYTKKEQLLLSRQRDKLSKNLSGIKNMARLPGLLFIVDSKKERIAVSEANKLGIPMVAICDTNSDPDQITVPIAGNDDAIRSVELITRMIADTIAEARREAPVRSQEEDAEESTYSSDRGLEPAAAPGSEEERRRRRRPRRRRAKPEAIAARLKSGEAGAESAEGAEAADAGDAGGDDAAE, translated from the coding sequence ATGTCCTCCCCGACCCTCGAACAACTGCTCGAAGCAGGCGTGCACTTCGGCCACCAGACCCGCCGGTGGAACCCGAAGATGCGCCGCTTCATCTTCGCCGAGCGCAACGGCATCCACATCATCGATCTGCAGAAGACCCTGCGGCAGATCGAACTCGCGCAGAAGCTCGTGCGCGACGTGATCCTGCGCGGCGACAACGTCCTCTTCGTCTGCACCAAGCGCCAGCTGGCGGCGATCGTGAAGGGCGAGGCCGACCGCTGCAACGCGATGCACGTCACCGAGCGCTGGCTGGGTGGCCTCCTCACCAACTTCCAGACCGTCAAGAAGCAGACGCGTCGCCTCAAGGAACTCGAAGCGGGCTCCGAGGCAGGTGGTGAGTTCGAGAACTACACGAAGAAGGAGCAGCTCCTGCTCTCGCGTCAGCGCGACAAGCTCTCCAAGAACCTGTCGGGCATCAAGAACATGGCGCGCCTCCCCGGGCTCCTGTTCATCGTCGACTCCAAGAAGGAGCGCATCGCGGTCTCCGAGGCCAACAAGCTCGGAATCCCGATGGTCGCCATCTGTGACACCAACTCCGATCCCGACCAGATCACGGTCCCGATTGCCGGGAACGACGACGCCATTCGTTCGGTCGAGCTGATCACGCGCATGATCGCCGATACGATCGCCGAGGCGCGCCGTGAAGCCCCGGTCCGCTCGCAGGAAGAGGACGCCGAGGAGAGCACCTACAGCTCCGATCGCGGCCTCGAGCCGGCCGCCGCGCCGGGGAGCGAGGAGGAGCGTCGCCGTCGCCGCCGTCCGCGCCGTCGGCGGGCCAAGCCCGAGGCGATCGCCGCTCGACTCAAGTCGGGTGAGGCGGGCGCCGAGAGCGCGGAAGGCGCGGAAGCGGCCGATGCCGGTGATGCCGGCGGAGACGACGCCGCGGAGTAA
- a CDS encoding biotin/lipoyl-binding protein, whose amino-acid sequence MKYIVDVNGQRLEVDLEADGVRVDGELVPAHLADVEGTPIHLVTIGSEMHRVAARRGDARGKYALWMDGYRFEVEALDERMRTIRDLTNASTAAAGPRPLVAPMPGLIVRVQVAVGDTVEAGQGLVVMEAMKMENELRSTAAGVVRAVLAQPGSAVEKGAVLVEFA is encoded by the coding sequence GTGAAGTACATCGTCGACGTGAACGGCCAACGACTCGAGGTCGACCTGGAGGCTGACGGCGTGCGCGTGGACGGCGAGCTCGTGCCGGCGCACCTCGCCGACGTGGAGGGGACTCCCATTCATCTGGTCACGATCGGGAGCGAGATGCACCGCGTGGCCGCCCGCCGCGGCGATGCTCGCGGGAAGTACGCGCTGTGGATGGACGGCTACCGCTTCGAGGTCGAGGCGCTGGACGAGCGCATGCGGACCATTCGCGACCTGACCAACGCCAGCACGGCGGCCGCCGGCCCGCGCCCCCTGGTTGCCCCCATGCCCGGCTTGATTGTGCGCGTCCAGGTGGCGGTGGGTGACACCGTCGAGGCGGGGCAGGGGCTGGTCGTGATGGAAGCGATGAAGATGGAGAACGAGCTCCGGAGCACCGCGGCGGGGGTGGTGCGGGCGGTGCTGGCCCAGCCCGGGAGCGCGGTCGAGAAGGGGGCGGTGCTGGTCGAGTTCGCGTAA
- the accC gene encoding acetyl-CoA carboxylase biotin carboxylase subunit translates to MFTKVLVANRGEIALRIIRACQELGITSVAVYSDADAQAPHVREADEAVHIGAAPSSESYLVGERIVEAAKQVGAQAIHPGYGFLSEREWFARLVRDSGLVFIGPPAEAIAAMGSKTSARQLAIRAGVPVVPGTTEALSDAREAADLAARFGYPVLLKAAAGGGGKGMRVVREPRELEGALDSARREAKNAFGDDAVYLEKYIEGPRHVEIQVLADQHGTVLSLGERECSVQRRHQKMIEEAPSVAVTPELRRRMGETAVAAARAAGYVNAGTCEFLLDRNGDFYFLEMNTRLQVEHPVTELVTGIDLVQWQLRIAAGERLPFPADITPRGWAIECRITSEDPANGFLPSTGRIEYLHLPAGPGVRWDGGIESGSTVGLHYDPMLAKLIVWGATRDQAIARMHRALSELTIVGIESSREFHLRVMEDEEFRRGAIEIQWLERRLPELVAPAAPRARVRAAAIAAALLADRDRATPRRGAGAAPAATNGAGAGGGAASGSGASAGAAVSASGPSSPSTDAWRLAARREGLR, encoded by the coding sequence ATGTTCACCAAGGTATTGGTCGCCAACCGCGGCGAGATCGCCTTGCGCATCATCCGCGCGTGCCAGGAACTGGGGATCACCTCGGTGGCCGTGTACTCCGATGCCGACGCGCAGGCGCCGCACGTGCGAGAGGCCGACGAGGCGGTGCACATCGGCGCGGCACCGTCGAGCGAGTCGTACCTGGTCGGTGAGCGTATTGTCGAAGCGGCGAAGCAGGTGGGGGCGCAGGCCATTCATCCCGGCTACGGCTTCCTCTCCGAACGCGAGTGGTTCGCTCGCCTGGTGCGCGACTCGGGACTCGTCTTCATCGGCCCCCCCGCCGAGGCGATCGCCGCGATGGGGTCAAAGACGTCGGCGCGCCAGTTGGCCATCCGGGCTGGCGTCCCCGTCGTTCCCGGGACGACCGAGGCGCTGTCGGACGCACGCGAGGCGGCCGACCTCGCGGCTCGCTTCGGCTACCCCGTGTTGCTCAAGGCGGCGGCGGGAGGTGGCGGAAAGGGGATGCGCGTGGTGCGCGAGCCGCGCGAGCTGGAGGGGGCGCTCGACTCGGCGCGGCGCGAGGCGAAGAACGCCTTCGGCGACGACGCGGTCTACCTCGAGAAGTACATCGAGGGGCCGCGCCACGTGGAGATCCAGGTGCTGGCCGACCAGCACGGGACGGTGCTCTCGTTAGGTGAGCGCGAGTGCTCCGTGCAGCGTCGCCACCAGAAGATGATCGAGGAGGCGCCCTCGGTCGCGGTCACGCCGGAACTGCGGCGCCGCATGGGCGAGACCGCCGTCGCCGCCGCCCGCGCCGCCGGCTACGTGAACGCCGGGACGTGCGAGTTCCTCCTCGATCGCAATGGCGACTTCTACTTCCTGGAGATGAACACGCGCCTCCAGGTCGAGCACCCGGTCACCGAGCTGGTCACGGGAATCGACCTGGTGCAGTGGCAGCTGCGAATTGCGGCTGGCGAGCGCCTCCCGTTCCCCGCCGACATCACCCCGCGCGGGTGGGCCATCGAGTGCCGCATCACCTCCGAGGACCCGGCCAACGGCTTTCTCCCCAGCACCGGTCGCATCGAGTACTTGCACCTGCCGGCTGGCCCGGGCGTCCGCTGGGACGGCGGGATCGAGTCGGGGTCGACGGTCGGGCTGCACTACGACCCCATGCTCGCCAAGCTCATCGTGTGGGGGGCCACGCGCGACCAGGCCATCGCCCGCATGCACCGCGCCCTGAGCGAACTCACCATCGTCGGCATCGAGTCGTCGCGGGAGTTTCACCTGCGCGTCATGGAAGACGAGGAGTTCCGGCGCGGGGCGATCGAGATCCAGTGGCTGGAGCGCCGCCTCCCGGAGCTGGTGGCACCGGCCGCGCCGCGCGCGCGCGTGCGCGCCGCCGCCATTGCCGCTGCGCTCCTTGCCGATCGCGATCGCGCCACCCCGCGCCGTGGCGCCGGTGCTGCGCCCGCGGCCACGAACGGCGCCGGCGCCGGCGGTGGTGCCGCGAGCGGATCGGGCGCGTCGGCCGGCGCCGCAGTCTCTGCCAGCGGGCCGTCATCTCCATCCACCGACGCGTGGCGCCTCGCTGCGCGCCGTGAGGGGCTGCGCTAG
- the frr gene encoding ribosome recycling factor: MSTIQNILKDTRAHMEKSLENTKHEFTTIRSGKANPTMLDTLRVEMYGSHMMMNQVANVSSPEPRLLVVTPFDKGQIKAIEKAIRESDMGLDPAIQGNIVRIPLPAMNEQRRKDLVKVVHKFAEEGKVAVRHWRTEARDRFKKLDGVSEDDVKHAEKELQKVHDDFIARIDGLVKSKEAEIMEV, translated from the coding sequence ATGAGCACAATCCAGAACATCCTGAAGGACACTCGCGCGCACATGGAGAAGTCGCTCGAGAACACCAAGCACGAGTTCACGACGATCCGCTCCGGGAAGGCGAATCCGACGATGCTCGACACGCTGCGTGTCGAGATGTATGGCTCGCACATGATGATGAACCAGGTGGCGAACGTGTCGTCGCCCGAGCCGCGCCTCCTCGTCGTCACCCCGTTCGACAAGGGGCAGATCAAGGCGATCGAGAAGGCGATTCGCGAGTCCGACATGGGGCTCGATCCCGCCATCCAGGGGAACATCGTCCGCATCCCGCTCCCGGCGATGAATGAGCAGCGCCGCAAGGACCTCGTGAAGGTGGTCCACAAGTTCGCCGAGGAAGGGAAGGTGGCCGTTCGCCACTGGCGCACCGAGGCGCGCGACCGCTTCAAGAAGCTCGACGGCGTCTCCGAGGATGACGTGAAGCACGCCGAGAAGGAGCTGCAAAAGGTGCACGACGACTTCATCGCCAGGATCGACGGGCTGGTGAAGTCGAAGGAAGCCGAGATCATGGAAGTGTGA
- the rpsI gene encoding 30S ribosomal protein S9, with translation MAENGQMHAVGRRKEAVCRVYVKPGSGKWDVNGRTLGDYFPRPTLVTAIQQPFTATDTLGRYDVKAHVEGGGQTGQAGALRLAVARALVDIDETYRRKLRDLGLLTRDARAVERKKPGRPGARKRFQFSKR, from the coding sequence ATGGCTGAGAACGGACAGATGCACGCCGTTGGCCGCCGCAAGGAAGCGGTCTGCCGTGTGTACGTGAAGCCCGGCTCGGGCAAGTGGGACGTCAACGGCCGTACCCTCGGCGACTACTTCCCCCGTCCGACCCTGGTGACGGCGATCCAGCAGCCGTTCACGGCGACCGACACCCTCGGTCGCTATGACGTCAAGGCGCATGTTGAAGGGGGCGGACAAACGGGACAGGCCGGGGCGCTGCGCCTCGCCGTGGCCCGCGCGCTCGTCGACATCGATGAGACGTACCGCCGCAAGCTGCGCGACCTGGGACTGCTCACGCGTGATGCCCGCGCGGTCGAGCGCAAGAAGCCGGGGCGCCCCGGCGCCCGCAAGCGCTTCCAGTTCTCCAAGCGCTAG